A stretch of Cicer arietinum cultivar CDC Frontier isolate Library 1 chromosome 5, Cicar.CDCFrontier_v2.0, whole genome shotgun sequence DNA encodes these proteins:
- the LOC140920594 gene encoding uncharacterized protein has product MLFKFESLISKVIVTDRDLAMMNAISVVFPTSIHLLCRFHIEKNVGARCKQYVKKDRQEEVMDLWKKIVYSTSVEEYDHHLQQFEILCADIILFVDYVKDSWLTPYKERFVNVWTNRVMHLGNTTSNRVESAHWRLKNMLQTSFGDLCKSWDAVNMMLKNQICIIQSSFQKTIKDVEHEYNSQFFQNLHHCVSRKCMKEIDKQLERVKIVDTNKTECDCSIRTTHGLSCACELAKWQIYGNVIPLDSIHDFWKQLSIAHELEDEESLSDYDFSEELEAMKAYMKKHNIISQRIFKAKVREVVFPHTTSIIAPPKKVRTK; this is encoded by the exons ATGTTGTTCAAATTTGAGTCTttgatttctaaagttattgtgactgatagagatcttgccatgatgaatgcgattagtgttgtgtttcctacttcaatacatttgctatgtcgttttcatattgaaaaaaatgttggggcaagatgcaaacaatatgtcaaaaaggatagacaagaagaagtaatggatttatggaaaaagattgtctattcgactagtgtggaagagtatgatcatcatttgcaacaatttgagatattgtgtgccgatattattctttttgttgattatgtgaaagattcatggttaacaccttacaaagaaaggtttgtcaacgtttggaccaatagagtgatgcatttggggaacacaacatctaacag agttgagtctgctcattggagattgaaaaacatgcttcaaactagttttggtgatttgtgtaaaagttgggatgcagtgaatatgatgttgaagaaccaaatatgtatcattcaatcttcttttcagaaaaccatcaaggatgttgagcacgagtataattcacaattttttcaaaatctacaTCACTGTGTATCAAGAAAATGTATGAAAGAAATTGATAAACAGTTGGAAAGGGTGAAGATTGTAGATACTAACAAAACAGAATGTGATTGTTCAATtagaacaactcatggattatcatgtgcttgtgagttggctAAGTGGCAGATATATGgtaatgttatccctttagatagcattcatgATTTTTGGAAACAGTTAAGCATTGCACATGaattagaggatgaagaatctttatcagattatgacttttctgaagagttggaagcaatgaaagcgtacatgaaGAAACACAATATTataagtcaaaggatattcaaggcaaaggtgcgtgaagttgtatttccacataccaCATCAATAATTGCACCACCAAAGAAAGTGAGAACCAAATGA
- the LOC101500974 gene encoding uncharacterized protein, which yields MSYSRGRDFLFCHLCGTMLAVPSTEYAQCPLCKTRKNIRDIKGKEISYTISAEDIRRELGIDLIEEQKVQLSKVNKTCEKCGHGEATFYTRQMRSADEGQTTFYTCTRCGHQFQEN from the exons ATGTCTTATTCCCGTGGCCGCGATTTCTTGTTCTGTCACTTGTGTGGGACTATGCTCGCGGTTCCCTCAACTGAATATGCACAATGCCCCTTGTGCAAAACCAGGAAAAACATTAGGG ATATTAAAGGGAAGGAAATAAGTTACACAATTTCTGCTGAG GATATCAGAAGAGAACTAGGAATCGATTTAATCGAAGAACAGAAGGTTCAATTGTCTAAG GTCAACAAGACATGTGAAAAATGTGGTCATGGTGAAGCTACCTTTTATACAAGACAG ATGAGATCAGCAGATGAAGGGCAAACTACTTTCTACACATGCACCCGTTGTGGTCATCAGTTTCAGGAGAATTAA
- the LOC101500448 gene encoding uncharacterized protein isoform X2: MTVFHFFNCAILTFGPHAVYYSATPLSEYDTLGTSVKAAVVYLATALVKLICLATFLKVSESDSFDPYQEFLKALIGFIDVAGLYFALTQLTHRNISQNHKFQAVGLGWAFADSVLHRLAPLWVGARGLEFTWDYILQGLEANANLVLSISLAALGSLMWLRKNKPKTLIPIIYLCAVIVATMPSTTSYLRRGLGWHLPKVVGFELFTSLVMAFISWQLFAACQRPSL; the protein is encoded by the exons ATGACGGTGTTTCACTTCTTTAACTGCGCGATTCTCACCTTCGGCCCTCACGCCGTCTACTATTCCGCCACTCCTTT ATCTGAGTATGATACTCTCGGCACTTCTGTCAAAGCCGCAGTTGTTTATCTCGCAACAGCGTTAGTAAAG CTTATTTGTCTAGCTACTTTTCTCAAGGTATCTGAGAGTGATAGCTTTGATCCATATCAG GAATTTTTGAAGGCCTTAATAGGTTTTATAGATGTTGCTGGGCTTTATTTCGCCTTAACCCAGTTGACTCACAGAAATATCTCTCAAAATCATAAATTTCAAGCAGTTGGACTTG GCTGGGCGTTTGCTGATTCCGTACTGCATAGGTTGGCTCCTCTTTGGGTGGGTGCTAGAGGATTAGAATTTACATGGGACTACATTTTGCAGGGCCTAGAGGCTAATGCCAATTTG GTTTTGAGCATATCCCTTGCTGCACTGGGATCTTTGATGTGGCTCCGAAAGAATAAACCCAAGACCCTCATTCCTATCATATACTTGTGTGCTGTGATTGTAGCTACCATGCCATCAACCACAAG CTATTTGAGGCGTGGATTAGGGTGGCATCTTCCCAAAGTGGTTGGTTTTGAGCTCTTCACATCCTTGGTGATGGCTTTCATAAGTTGGCAACTGTTTGCTGCATGTCAGAGACCTTCACTGTGA
- the LOC101500448 gene encoding uncharacterized protein isoform X1, which produces MTVFHFFNCAILTFGPHAVYYSATPLSEYDTLGTSVKAAVVYLATALVKLICLATFLKVSESDSFDPYQEFLKALIGFIDVAGLYFALTQLTHRNISQNHKFQAVGLGWAFADSVLHRLAPLWVGARGLEFTWDYILQGLEANANLVLSISLAALGSLMWLRKNKPKTLIPIIYLCAVIVATMPSTTSYLRRGLGWHLPKVVGFELFTSLVMAFISWQLFAACQRPSLMLAAIH; this is translated from the exons ATGACGGTGTTTCACTTCTTTAACTGCGCGATTCTCACCTTCGGCCCTCACGCCGTCTACTATTCCGCCACTCCTTT ATCTGAGTATGATACTCTCGGCACTTCTGTCAAAGCCGCAGTTGTTTATCTCGCAACAGCGTTAGTAAAG CTTATTTGTCTAGCTACTTTTCTCAAGGTATCTGAGAGTGATAGCTTTGATCCATATCAG GAATTTTTGAAGGCCTTAATAGGTTTTATAGATGTTGCTGGGCTTTATTTCGCCTTAACCCAGTTGACTCACAGAAATATCTCTCAAAATCATAAATTTCAAGCAGTTGGACTTG GCTGGGCGTTTGCTGATTCCGTACTGCATAGGTTGGCTCCTCTTTGGGTGGGTGCTAGAGGATTAGAATTTACATGGGACTACATTTTGCAGGGCCTAGAGGCTAATGCCAATTTG GTTTTGAGCATATCCCTTGCTGCACTGGGATCTTTGATGTGGCTCCGAAAGAATAAACCCAAGACCCTCATTCCTATCATATACTTGTGTGCTGTGATTGTAGCTACCATGCCATCAACCACAAG CTATTTGAGGCGTGGATTAGGGTGGCATCTTCCCAAAGTGGTTGGTTTTGAGCTCTTCACATCCTTGGTGATGGCTTTCATAAGTTGGCAACTGTTTGCTGCATGTCAGAGACCTTCACT AATGTTGGCTGCAATTCATTAG
- the LOC101500117 gene encoding uncharacterized protein, with protein MRASGYFLFFSFFLFSSTSFLSHALSNEEVSFIARRQLLHLHENEDLPENYTDNYTTDLTFPHPGLKRAYIALQAWKKAMYSDPLNSTADWVGPDVCSYHGVFCAPSLNDSNIEVVAGIDLNHADIAGYIPSEFGLLTDLALLHINSNRFCGIIPKSFSKLILLYELDISNNRFVGTFPTPVLSIPDIKFIDLRYNDFEGEIPSELFNKQLDAIFLNNNRFTSTIPENLGSSPASVVVLANNHLSGCIPASIGEMKNTLNEFVILNNNLTGCLPSDIGKLENVTVFDVSENVFVGVLPRTFKGLKNVEKLSIAHNKLTGFVPRSVCTLSSLVNFTFSYNYFNGEEEGCVPPRKDIWLNDKYNCIPDRPRQKATNDCNVVISKPVDCSKAQCGGSGSGNGNGNGSGSGSGSGTGSGSSGSGSGTPSQSNSPPSDQKETPTPSTPSVPKPDPKSSPSNPPSENPTPSVPKPQPQPTPSPSKPEPKPTPSSPSNPSPNPNPTPTPSTPKPKPTPSPSNPPPSEKPTPTPQPKPTPSSPSNPPSSEKSEPEPEPKPQPKPTPSPPSNQPPSEKPQPEPSPPPSPKAEPPPDDDPHHEAPKRRTRSPPPPLYSPPPPVHSPPPPTVHSPPPLVHSPPPPVHSPPPPVNSPPPRVNSPPPPVNSPPPPVHSPPPPVNSPPPPVHSPPPPVNSPPPPVHSPPPPVNSPPPPVHSPPPPVHSPPPPVHSPPPPVHSPPPPVHSPPPPVHSPPPPVSSPPPPVHSPPPPVSSPPPPVHSPPPPVHSPPPPVHSPPPPVHSPPPPIHSPPPPVHSPPPPVHSPPPPVHSPPPPIHSPPPPVSSPPPPVHSPPPPVYSPPPPVFSPPPPVHSPPPPTPTASPPPPVYAPPPEFDDIVLPPNFGSSYASPPPPIIAGY; from the coding sequence ATGCGTGCCTCCGGCTACTTtctatttttctcatttttcctCTTTTCATCAACATCATTTTTATCCCATGCTCTTTCCAATGAAGAAGTCTCTTTCATTGCACGGCGACAATTATTACACCTTCACGAAAATGAGGATTTGCCCGAAAATTACACAGATAATTATACAACAGATTTAACTTTTCCTCATCCAGGATTAAAACGTGCTTATATTGCACTTCAAGCATGGAAAAAGGCAATGTATTCAGACCCATTAAATTCCACGGCTGATTGGGTGGGCCCTGATGTTTGTTCTTATCATGGAGTTTTTTGTGCACCTTCACTTAATGATTCAAACATTGAAGTTGTGGCTGGGATTGATCTTAATCATGCTGACATTGCGGGTTACATTCCTTCTGAGTTTGGTTTGTTGACCGATCTTGCTCTTTTGCACATTAACTCAAACAGATTTTGTGGTATCATACCAAAAAGTTTCTCTAAGTTGATACTTTTGTATGAACTTGATATTAGTAACAACCGTTTTGTTGGAACATTCCCTACACCCGTTCTTTCAATTCCAGATATCAAATTCATTGATCTTAGGTACAATGATTTTGAAGGAGAGATTCCCTCAGAGCTTTTCAACAAACAATTGGATGCTATATTTTTGAACAACAACAGATTCACATCCACAATTCCTGAAAATTTGGGATCTTCTCCAGCTTCTGTTGTTGTTTTAGCCAATAATCATTTAAGTGGTTGTATTCCTGCAAGCATTGGTGAAATGAAAAACACATTGAATGAGTTTGTTATACTCAACAACAACCTCACTGGTTGTTTACCCTCTGATATTGGAAAGCTTGAAAATGTAACAGTTTTTGATGTGAGTGAAAATGTGTTTGTTGGTGTATTGCCAAGAACATTTAAGGGATTGAAAAATGTTGAAAAGTTGTCAATTGCTCATAACAAGCTCACAGGTTTTGTTCCAAGAAGTGTATGTACGTTGTCTAGTTTGGTGAATTTTACATTctcttataattattttaatggtGAGGAAGAAGGTTGTGTGCCACCTAGAAAAGATATTTGGTTGAATGATAAGTATAATTGTATACCAGATAGACCTAGACAGAAGGCAACAAATGATTGCAATGTGGTTATAAGTAAACCTGTTGATTGTAGTAAGGCACAATGTGGTGGAAGTGGAAGTGGAAATGGAAATGGAAATGGAAGTGGAAGTGGAAGTGGAAGTGGAACAGGATCAGGATCATCAGGAAGTGGAAGTGGAACTCCATCTCAGTCAAACTCTCCCCCAAGTGATCAAAAGGAAACACCAACACCAAGCACACCTTCTGTTCCAAAGCCAGATCCAAAATCTTCTCCTTCAAATCCTCCAAGTGAAAATCCAACACCTTCAGTGCCAAAGCCACAACCACAACCTACACCATCTCCTTCAAAGCCAGAACCTAAACCTACACCTTCTTCACCTTCCAACCCTTCACCAAATCCAAATCCAACACCAACCCCATCAACACCAAAGCCAAAGCCTACTCCTTCTCCATCAAATCCTCCACCAAGTGAAAAGCCAACACCAACACCACAACCTAAACCAACCCCATCATCACCTTCCAATCCACCATCGAGTGAGAAGTCAGAGCCCGAGCCAGAGCCAAAACCACAACCTAAACCAACCCCATCACCACCTTCCAATCAACCACCAAGTGAGAAGCCACAACCAGAACCCTCACCTCCACCCTCACCCAAAGCAGAACCACCACCTGATGATGATCCTCATCATGAAGCACCAAAAAGAAGAACAAGGTCTCCACCACCTCCTCTCTATTCTCCTCCACCACCCGTTCATTCCCCACCGCCTCCAACTGTCCACTCTCCACCACCACTGGTTCACTCGCCTCCTCCACCAGTTCATTCCCCACCACCACCAGTTAACTCTCCTCCTCCACGAGTCAATTCCCCACCACCACCAGTTAACTCTCCTCCTCCACCGGTTCACTCACCTCCTCCGCCAGTCAATTCTCCACCACCTCCAGTTCACTCACCTCCTCCGCCAGTCAATTCCCCACCACCTCCAGTTCACTCACCTCCTCCACCAGTCAATTCCCCACCACCTCCAGTTCACTCACCTCCTCCACCAGTCCATTCTCCACCACCTCCAGTTCACTCACCTCCACCTCCAGTCCACTCTCCACCACCTCCAGTTCACTCACCTCCACCTCCAGTCCACTCTCCACCGCCACCAGTTTCTTCTCCACCACCTCCAGTCCACTCTCCACCGCCACCAGTTTCATCTCCACCACCTCCAGTCCACTCTCCACCGCCACCAGTTCATTCACCTCCTCCACCCGTTCACTCGCCACCACCCCCTGTACATTCTCCACCCCCACCAATTCACTCTCCACCACCACCAGTTCATTCACCTCCTCCACCTGTACACTCCCCACCCCCTCCAGTTCATTCTCCTCCACCACCAATTCACTCCCCTCCACCACCAGTCAGCTCTCCACCACCGCCCGTACACTCTCCTCCTCCACCAGTTTATTCACCACCACCACCCGTTTTCTCACCACCTCCACCGGTCCATTCTCCACCACCACCTACACCAACTGCATCACCTCCTCCTCCTGTTTATGCACCACCTCCGGAATTTGATGATATTGTTCTTCCCCCTAACTTTGGTTCTTCATATGCTTCACCCCCTCCACCGATCATTGCTGGATACTAA